Part of the Clostridium sporogenes genome, ACTTTTTACTTCCTCTTGGCATCATTGTTCCAAACATTTTATCCATAAATCCCTTTTGTACACTTGCTTTCTCTGATTTTCTTAATATATTTAATCCCCAAAATGTAAAGAACATAGTTACCTTTTTCCCCATAGCTACAGCACCATTTGCTATAACAAAAGATGCTATTGCTTTATCTAAATCTCCACTAAATACAACTAATGTTTTATTATCATTTTGCTTAGTTTGTACTTCACTCTTTTTTTCATCTACTTGTAATTTTTTTTTACCTTTCTTAATAATAGCTGTGACTATTCCTTTATCCTTTGATACATTTAATAGTTCATTATTTGTTCTTTCACACCAGGATTGTATATCTACATAAAATCCTGGATCTGAAGCTTTTACTTTTAAAGTTTCTCCTTCACTCATTTCATTTACAGTGTTGTTTACTTTCATTAGTGGTCCTGGACAACTTAAGCCACAAGCATCTAATTCCAAAGATTCTGCTACATCTTCGTTATTTTCCTTTACTTCTTTTATTTCTTCTTCTGGCATCTTATCTGTTTTTTTAGGTATAAACTTATTCATAATATATGTTTTATATCCACCATTAAGATTTTTAACCTTGTAACCATTGGCCATTAATATTCTAGCACCAATATATCCACGTAATCCTATTTGGCAATATATCCATACTTCTTTATCCTTTGGAATTTCACTTAGTCTATCTCTTAATTGATTTATTGGTATTTCTATTGCTCCCTCTATTTTCCCATTTTCAATTTCTATATCATCTCTTACATCCAATAATACAATCTCTTCTTTATTCCTATCATCTATATTATTTGGTGATATATTTTCTACTTTTCCTGTTAATAAATTCTCTGCCACAAAACCTACCATATTGACAGGATCCTTAGCTGAAGAATATGGAGGGGCGTAAGCTAATTCTAACTCTTCTAAATCATATATAGTTCCACCAAATCTTATTACTGTAGCAATATCATCTATTCTTTTATCTACCCCATCATAACCAAAAGCTTGAGCACCTAAAATCTTACCTTTATCATCAAATATTAATTTTAAGCTTATTGGTGTACCCCCTGGATAGTAACTTGCATGAGATTGAGAATGTGTATAAACTACTTTATGTGGTATATTAAATTTAGATAAAATTCTTTCATTATTACCTGTACTAGCGCCTGTTAATCCAAAAACTTTAATTATAGCAGTTCCTTGAGTACCTTTATAAGAAGAATTTAATCCACATAGATTATCTGCAGCTATTCTACCCTGTTTATTTGCTGGTCCTGCTAATGGTATTGCTGTTTTATTTTCATTTATATAGTCTACTACCTCTATAGCATCTCCTACGGCATATATGCCTTCTACATTAGTTTTCATATGTTTATCTACTATTATATGACCTCTAGGACCAATTTCTATAGAAGACCCCTTTAAGAACTCCGTATCTGGTTTTACACCTATAGCCAATATAATCATATCTACATTTAACTCAATGCTACTTTGAAGGGATATTTTTATTTTATTATTATTTTCTTCAAAAGATTTAACTCCATCGCCTAAAATTAACCCTACACCATTATCCTGTAACTCCTGTTCGGCAAAAGTAACCATATCTGAATCAAAAGGTGCTAATATGTGGGGAGCAGCTTCTACTAATACCACACTTATACCTCTCTCTCTAAGATTTTCTGCCATTTCAATGCCTATATATCCTCCACCAACAACTACTGCACTCTTAACATTTTTGTTATCTACATAATCTTTTATTCTATCTGTATCTGGGATATTTCTTAATGTAAATATTTTCGAACTATTTATCCCTTCTATAGGTGGTTTTATAGGTGTTGCCCCTGGTGACATTATTATATAATCATATGTTTCCTCATAGTTTCCCTTTTCTTTACTATTTACTGTAACTTTCTTTTCCTTGGTATTTATTGATGCAACTTCACTATTTACTCTAACATCAATGTTGAATCTACCCATCATAGCCTCAGGAGTTTGAACTAAAAGATTATCTCTTTCCTTTATAGTTTCTCCTATATAATAAGGTAATCCACAATTAGCAAAGGAAATATATTCTCCTCTTTCAAACATTATTATTTGTGCATTTTCATCAAGTCTTCTAAGTCTTGCGGCTGCAGAAGCTCCTCCTGCTACTCCTCCAATGATTAGTACCTTCTTATTCATTGTAATTCCTCCTACTTAAATAGAAATTTCTTAGTACTATTACTCATTAAGCAAAATTTTTATCAATTGTTCTGCTTTTTTATTAGAAACATGATAATTTATTTGAAGTCCATTTCTATCCCCTTCTATTATCCCTGCACTTTTTAGTTTTTGTAAGTGTTGAGATATAGTAGATTGAGGCATGCCTAAACAATTTTGCATATGACTTACATTACATTCTCCTTTTTCTAAAAGTCCTTTCACTATACATATCCTAACTGGGTGGGATAGAACTTTTAAAAGTTCCGCCATATCATTATATTTTGCATAATCATTATCCATTATTCTACCTCTTTCTATTGTATATCATTATATTTATATATTACGATATTACGATATAGTTGTCAATTATAAATCCCGTAAGTTTAAATAATCTTTACGGGATTAAAATTTATATGATCACAGGAAGTTAAATAGTATTCTATTCCATCTCTTAACCCTTCTAGTGACCTAGTTGTACTTATTCCATGTAAATGTCCGTATATAACCTTCTCTACATTATATTCCTTTAAAAGTTCAGTTATTGGTGAATCTTCAAATTTATCATTAGTAGCAGGATAATGTAACATCACTATAAATTTTTCCATTCCCGCTTTTTTTGCTGCATCTAGTGATAGTCTTAATCTTATAAGCTCTCTTCTATATATTTTTTCATCATGAGTAGTAAAATTATCTGATGGCTTAGGATTCCAGCCTCTTGTTCCGCATATAGCATAATTTTCATATATAAAAAAATTATTTTGTATAAAATTCATATCCTCATATAATTTATTTAATTTATTTATAGAACTCCACCAATAATCATGATTACCTTTTATTAAAATTTTTCTTCCCTTTAAATTATGAATCCATTCTAAATCATATAAGCCATCTTCTATTTTCATAGACCAAGAAATATCTCCGGCTATAAGAACAGTATCATCTTTAGTTATTTTATTTTCCCAATTTTCTTTTATTCTCTCATGATGCATAAACCACTTATCACCGAATATATCCATGGGCTTATCTTCATTAAAAGCTAAATGTAAGTCTGATATTGCATATAAGCTCACTATATCACCTCTATTATTTTATTCTCTCATCTATTTCCATAACATATGCTATTACTTTTGCTACTGCATCATATAATTCATAGGGTATAGAATCGCCTATATCTATATTAGTTAAAAGATTTGCTAATTCCTTGTCATAAACTATAGGTACCTTCTCTTCTGAAGCTTTTTCTAAAATTTTATCTGCTACATATCCCATACCAGCAGCAGTAACCACTGGGGATGTGTAACTTTCCTCATACTTTAAAGCTGCAGCCTTTTTTCTTTCATTCAAAATAATCACCCAATCTTTTATTATGCTTTAATATCAATAGCATTTAAATTGTTATCATTAAAAAATTCTCTACAATTTGATATATTAAATATTTCTGCTTTTTCCTCTACTTTTATAAAAATATTATACCCCATACTGCTCATATCTTCTATAAGTTTATTTTTCCCTTTATCTAATAACTTTACCCATTGCTTTATAGTTTTTATATTAATCTCCATATTGCTATTTTTAAGAGTAATATAAGCATCTACTATATCCATATTAGCTGTAGCTATAGATGTGGCTATCTTTACATTACTAGAATCTATCTTTTTACCCTTACCCCTTTCATCTTTTATTATAATTTTACAATCACATTCATTTTCTTTAAAGTTTAAAGGTAAATCTAAATAATAGTATTCGTTAGATATAGTATTAAACATTTTAAAATTATTTATATTATTTTTTAATGTACCTATTATTTTATCATAGGATGAATTATTGGTATCTTTCAATGTATCTATAAGGTTTTTAACTATATCTTTAATCTCATTTGTTTTTGCATTTATTTGTTCTTTTATCCCTGAAGGATCTACTTGTGATTTACTTCCTGATATCTCTATTGATTTTGTTTTAATATTTTTTGTAGTTTCCCCTGTTAAAGTCTGCTCCATTACTTCAGTATTTTCTGGCTTCGCTTTTAATCCTAGCATTTCCTGTTCTTCTTTAGTAAAGCTTTTTAATATTCCATTTAAGTCTTTTTCCTTTAATATTAAATCCCTTACAAGACTTATGTTTTCTTCTTTTCCTGTGGACATAAGTGCTTTAAAAGTACTTATTAATTCATTTTTGACAACATTTTCACTTTTATTACGTGCGCCATTTTCTATTGTTTTTGATTGTGGATTTTCCTTTACCAAAGTATCTCCATTAGATATATTTTTGTCAGTTATTATTTTTTTATCATCTATATTAGATTTATTTAATTCCTTATCTATATTATTTACCTTGTTATAAATACTAGATTCTTTAAAAACCTCTTTAAAAGCTTTTACATTTTCTTCTGTTAACTCTATATTACTTTCTAGTAATATAAATAAGTCTTCTTCTGTTAAGGTTTGTAATTCATTAAATAATCCCTTTAATACATTTCTTATCTCTTGGCCTTTAGCACTTTGTAAATCTATTCCTTTACCCTTTATATAGTTTTGTATAAATATATCTGCTTCCTGAGGATTATTTTTTAATTTATCCATAAAGTTAGATAAATTTACAACCTTTAATATATTGTCCTTAGTTAAAGGAATATTATGCTTTATCATTTTTTCTAATAAAGCATAATCCTCCTTACTCAACTTTATATTTTCTTTAAGCAATAAATTTTCTATAGAATTTTGCTCTTTTTCTTGTTCCTTTACCAAGCTTCCCTCTAAAAATTTTAAAACTAACTTTCCTTCCTCAAATCCTAAAACTTTAAAATTAAGTAATCCATTAGGTAAATTTCCTTTTAAGTCTTCAATGGATGCTTTAAATTGCCATCCATCTATTAATTTTAATATTACCTCTTCTGGACTTTCTCCCTCACCAA contains:
- a CDS encoding DsrE/DsrF/DrsH-like family protein → MNKKVLIIGGVAGGASAAARLRRLDENAQIIMFERGEYISFANCGLPYYIGETIKERDNLLVQTPEAMMGRFNIDVRVNSEVASINTKEKKVTVNSKEKGNYEETYDYIIMSPGATPIKPPIEGINSSKIFTLRNIPDTDRIKDYVDNKNVKSAVVVGGGYIGIEMAENLRERGISVVLVEAAPHILAPFDSDMVTFAEQELQDNGVGLILGDGVKSFEENNNKIKISLQSSIELNVDMIILAIGVKPDTEFLKGSSIEIGPRGHIIVDKHMKTNVEGIYAVGDAIEVVDYINENKTAIPLAGPANKQGRIAADNLCGLNSSYKGTQGTAIIKVFGLTGASTGNNERILSKFNIPHKVVYTHSQSHASYYPGGTPISLKLIFDDKGKILGAQAFGYDGVDKRIDDIATVIRFGGTIYDLEELELAYAPPYSSAKDPVNMVGFVAENLLTGKVENISPNNIDDRNKEEIVLLDVRDDIEIENGKIEGAIEIPINQLRDRLSEIPKDKEVWIYCQIGLRGYIGARILMANGYKVKNLNGGYKTYIMNKFIPKKTDKMPEEEIKEVKENNEDVAESLELDACGLSCPGPLMKVNNTVNEMSEGETLKVKASDPGFYVDIQSWCERTNNELLNVSKDKGIVTAIIKKGKKKLQVDEKKSEVQTKQNDNKTLVVFSGDLDKAIASFVIANGAVAMGKKVTMFFTFWGLNILRKSEKASVQKGFMDKMFGTMMPRGSKKLKLSKMNMLGMGSKMIRKVMKDKNISSLEELIESAIASGINIVACQMSMDVMGIKEEELIDGVKIGGVGYYLGEAEDSNVNLFI
- a CDS encoding ArsR/SmtB family transcription factor, translating into MDNDYAKYNDMAELLKVLSHPVRICIVKGLLEKGECNVSHMQNCLGMPQSTISQHLQKLKSAGIIEGDRNGLQINYHVSNKKAEQLIKILLNE
- a CDS encoding metallophosphoesterase, with product MSLYAISDLHLAFNEDKPMDIFGDKWFMHHERIKENWENKITKDDTVLIAGDISWSMKIEDGLYDLEWIHNLKGRKILIKGNHDYWWSSINKLNKLYEDMNFIQNNFFIYENYAICGTRGWNPKPSDNFTTHDEKIYRRELIRLRLSLDAAKKAGMEKFIVMLHYPATNDKFEDSPITELLKEYNVEKVIYGHLHGISTTRSLEGLRDGIEYYLTSCDHINFNPVKII
- a CDS encoding EscU/YscU/HrcU family type III secretion system export apparatus switch protein, whose protein sequence is MNERKKAAALKYEESYTSPVVTAAGMGYVADKILEKASEEKVPIVYDKELANLLTNIDIGDSIPYELYDAVAKVIAYVMEIDERIK